The Stieleria sp. JC731 genome has a segment encoding these proteins:
- a CDS encoding hybrid sensor histidine kinase/response regulator: MATKRPTILIVQRCTSDAESIRDLLPESFPRNVHLFCDGGDSIAVDQLRTQKIDCVILDPKISDGSGWRLLDQVRSRVVDLPVIAMSDRGCEREVAQSIKRGAHDYLVLGKTSSQQLRTAIESAIAAVKREQKKEARNRELEEFAQVAAHDLKGPLTTIQTWIEILADGVIGQVDEEARSLLHKVNSNTMQMSELLDSLLAYAQTGRTKTAFKQVNLGDIVDEVIDSLDSTIKEKQALIERSPLPTVLGDPIAIRQLFQNLVANALKFCRNRQPVVNIVASDRGTCWRVSVVDNGIGIAEEDVDTIFRPFHRLHSQSEFEGTGLGLATCQRIISQHSGHIDVESRLGAGTTFHCAFPKIHPNRKYGLRGPRGLDRNLYRLRTRRRLQSSSRSI, translated from the coding sequence ATGGCTACCAAGCGGCCAACCATACTTATTGTTCAGCGTTGTACTTCGGATGCAGAATCAATACGCGACCTATTGCCGGAGTCGTTTCCTCGAAATGTTCATCTCTTCTGTGACGGGGGCGATTCGATTGCTGTCGACCAGCTACGGACACAAAAGATCGATTGCGTCATCCTTGATCCAAAGATTTCAGATGGCAGTGGCTGGCGTCTACTGGATCAGGTAAGAAGCCGCGTCGTTGACCTGCCAGTCATTGCGATGTCCGATCGAGGTTGCGAACGCGAAGTGGCGCAGTCAATCAAAAGAGGCGCCCATGACTACTTGGTGCTCGGAAAAACATCGAGTCAACAATTGCGGACTGCAATCGAATCGGCCATCGCCGCGGTCAAAAGGGAACAAAAAAAGGAAGCTCGAAATCGAGAGCTAGAAGAATTTGCGCAAGTCGCAGCGCATGATTTAAAAGGACCGCTAACAACAATTCAAACCTGGATCGAAATCTTGGCTGATGGCGTCATCGGACAAGTCGACGAAGAAGCCCGTTCGCTACTGCACAAAGTGAATTCGAACACGATGCAGATGAGTGAGCTACTGGATTCGCTGTTGGCCTACGCACAAACTGGCCGGACAAAGACTGCTTTCAAACAAGTCAACCTTGGCGATATTGTTGACGAGGTAATTGACAGCCTTGACTCGACAATCAAAGAAAAACAAGCATTGATCGAACGATCGCCGTTGCCCACCGTCCTTGGTGATCCGATCGCGATACGTCAGCTTTTTCAAAACCTAGTCGCCAATGCACTGAAATTCTGTCGCAACCGCCAGCCAGTCGTCAACATTGTCGCCAGCGATCGCGGCACCTGTTGGCGTGTCTCAGTCGTCGACAATGGAATCGGAATCGCAGAGGAAGACGTCGACACTATCTTTAGGCCCTTTCACCGGCTTCATTCGCAATCAGAGTTCGAGGGAACAGGACTTGGTCTGGCGACTTGCCAAAGAATCATTTCTCAGCATTCCGGTCACATCGACGTCGAATCAAGACTCGGCGCAGGCACCACATTCCATTGTGCGTTTCCAAAGATCCATCCGAACAGAAAATACGGTTTGCGAGGTCCCCGAGGGCTTGATCGAAACCTTTACAGACTTCGCACAAGACGGAGACTACAATCGAGCTCAAGAAGTATCTGA
- a CDS encoding sulfurtransferase TusA family protein codes for MKTHTLNCRGLNCPMPIVELTKAARAAESGDKIEVTATDLAFKPDVEAWARRMGHTIESFEQNDDEQLAVIILA; via the coding sequence ATGAAAACTCATACCCTCAACTGTCGTGGGCTGAATTGCCCAATGCCGATCGTGGAACTGACCAAGGCCGCGCGCGCGGCCGAGTCGGGAGACAAAATCGAAGTGACCGCGACGGATCTAGCTTTCAAGCCCGATGTCGAAGCATGGGCCAGGCGGATGGGACATACCATCGAGAGCTTTGAACAGAATGATGATGAGCAACTGGCCGTAATCATCTTGGCGTAA
- a CDS encoding DsrE family protein, whose product MSKTNERVVIVLTSGKSDNGKNATMAFSCGLASIAIGRPTTVFLTSDGAVWGYQGSSSGIAVQGFPPLSELIEQYVDAGGEIMLCSVCHTTCSVGPPGGKLEIEKLPGIEIGGFTAVLDLAIGGTTMSF is encoded by the coding sequence ATGTCAAAAACGAATGAACGGGTCGTCATTGTTCTGACTTCAGGAAAGTCAGACAACGGAAAGAATGCCACGATGGCATTTTCTTGCGGGCTGGCTTCGATCGCCATCGGTCGGCCGACAACAGTTTTTTTAACCAGCGACGGTGCCGTCTGGGGCTACCAAGGCAGTTCGTCGGGGATCGCCGTTCAAGGATTCCCGCCGCTTTCTGAGCTGATCGAGCAATACGTCGATGCCGGTGGTGAGATCATGCTTTGTTCGGTCTGCCATACCACTTGCAGCGTCGGACCACCGGGGGGCAAACTCGAGATCGAAAAGCTTCCAGGCATCGAGATCGGAGGATTCACTGCGGTGCTCGATCTTGCGATCGGCGGAACCACGATGTCGTTCTAG
- a CDS encoding EAL domain-containing protein: protein MMVNAKVNNQPTASVSEPTELLEQIDRWLDEVADKPADQNCETIDSTPAELLNSLGQLRELLSQKDAELDRLTRQSDSLAAAQAEAIVRSAEIIDELEQTKKQLSDARSAAEQSANDTKRLADTIFERTSDSVLVFDRQGCSACNDNATEMFGIKRSAMLRSGCDFFRTLKLEDGSDASSTLKSSIRQTDQVNSQRFEAQVTRHDGTSFWAEFTFSPFVISGGDQVLAIVRDITARKQFEAELRRHRDFLNRIVSAVPDQLSVRASDHRIVVANRAFLNAHGVTEEDIVGKLPDQIDVPCLREFDPQIDACFAGDVPQSTCVDSWVDDEGNQHYSAKRYSAFTDESTSDRFVIATSRDITDDRQREHRLRLLASVFEESAEGVAILDTAGKILEANPAFARMTNIGTGNAVIGQRFADLIHVEADSVLRHVAEAANGQSWSGKIRLASESEVSEHMQRTFWVSLSPSDGNVDRQIIALTSDITELENSQAQLHHRAMHDSLTGCPNRAFFREMIVNLVNRKASNASQSNAFSICFLDLDDFKHVNDSVGHAGGDQLLQFVADRIIEVVGGDAFVARFGGDEFAILFRDAHYDLATQQNLLSALIDEFNRPFALTESEAHVGLSIGVTRFPKDSSDTETLMSYADTAMYAAKQSGKNAVAFFEPSMQYQVDMRQQVQTKLRGAINNGDVELYFQPKVRASTRELVSCEALIRWRDSEGQFVPPNTFIPIAENSGLINALGEYVFETAAKQARIWHDQGNPLRIAVNVSPIQLRSADYAQSLVRILERTGAKAEWLELEITENAIMSNVEYSTMVIEKLSEAGFRIAIDDFGTGHSSLSYLKTFNVHTLKIDLSFIRDVIHDRFSRSIVQSIISLGRGLGLTVVAEGVEVIEQVEYLAKLRCDELQGYYFGRPMPAQEFEIWRSKYTPMKAEDNAATPVRCFDW, encoded by the coding sequence ATGATGGTCAACGCCAAAGTCAACAATCAACCCACCGCCTCGGTAAGCGAACCGACAGAGCTGCTTGAACAAATCGACCGTTGGTTGGACGAAGTCGCAGATAAGCCAGCAGACCAAAACTGCGAAACGATCGATAGTACACCGGCAGAACTGCTGAACTCACTTGGTCAACTCCGCGAACTACTATCGCAAAAAGACGCCGAACTGGACCGTTTGACGCGTCAGTCAGATTCGCTTGCTGCGGCACAAGCCGAAGCGATCGTTCGCTCGGCTGAAATCATCGACGAGCTGGAACAAACTAAAAAGCAACTGTCCGATGCGCGTTCTGCAGCTGAGCAGTCTGCCAACGATACGAAGCGGCTCGCCGATACGATTTTCGAACGTACAAGCGATTCCGTCTTGGTCTTTGATCGCCAGGGCTGTTCGGCTTGCAACGACAATGCCACCGAAATGTTCGGCATTAAACGTTCGGCGATGCTGCGGTCGGGCTGTGACTTTTTCAGAACGTTAAAACTGGAAGATGGATCCGACGCCAGTTCGACGTTGAAGTCCAGCATCAGGCAAACGGACCAGGTTAATTCCCAACGTTTCGAAGCTCAGGTCACCCGGCACGACGGAACTTCGTTTTGGGCCGAGTTCACGTTTAGCCCTTTTGTAATCTCAGGCGGCGACCAAGTCCTGGCGATCGTTCGTGACATCACAGCGAGAAAACAATTTGAAGCCGAACTACGCCGACATCGAGATTTCCTAAATCGAATCGTCAGTGCGGTTCCGGATCAACTAAGCGTCCGCGCGTCCGATCACCGAATCGTTGTGGCTAACCGAGCGTTCTTAAACGCCCATGGCGTCACCGAAGAAGACATCGTTGGCAAGCTTCCCGATCAGATTGACGTCCCATGCCTTCGTGAATTTGATCCACAAATCGATGCTTGTTTTGCAGGTGACGTTCCACAATCGACGTGCGTGGATAGCTGGGTTGATGATGAAGGCAATCAACACTATTCCGCCAAACGTTATTCGGCCTTCACAGACGAATCGACATCGGATCGTTTTGTTATCGCGACATCGCGTGACATCACCGACGACCGTCAGCGTGAACACCGCCTGCGTCTCCTTGCCAGCGTGTTTGAGGAGTCTGCCGAAGGCGTCGCGATTTTGGACACCGCCGGGAAAATTCTCGAAGCCAATCCCGCATTCGCAAGGATGACCAACATCGGCACAGGAAACGCCGTGATCGGACAACGATTCGCGGATTTGATCCATGTCGAGGCGGACAGTGTGCTGCGACATGTTGCCGAAGCCGCCAATGGTCAATCGTGGTCAGGAAAAATCCGCTTGGCGAGTGAATCAGAAGTTTCCGAGCACATGCAACGAACCTTCTGGGTCTCACTTAGTCCCAGCGATGGAAATGTCGATCGACAGATCATCGCGTTGACGTCCGATATCACGGAGCTTGAAAACAGCCAGGCCCAGTTGCATCACCGGGCGATGCACGACAGCTTGACGGGATGTCCAAACCGAGCTTTCTTTCGCGAAATGATCGTCAATCTGGTCAATCGCAAGGCATCCAATGCGTCACAGTCGAATGCCTTTTCGATTTGCTTCTTGGACTTGGATGACTTCAAGCATGTAAATGATTCCGTCGGTCATGCCGGTGGCGATCAGCTTTTGCAATTCGTCGCCGACCGAATCATCGAAGTGGTTGGAGGCGACGCATTTGTCGCTCGTTTTGGCGGTGATGAATTCGCGATCCTCTTTCGTGATGCCCACTATGATTTGGCAACTCAGCAAAACTTGCTGTCCGCATTGATCGATGAATTCAATCGCCCATTTGCCTTGACCGAATCCGAAGCTCATGTCGGATTAAGCATCGGCGTGACTCGGTTCCCAAAAGATTCTAGCGATACCGAAACGCTGATGAGCTATGCGGACACCGCGATGTACGCGGCCAAACAATCAGGCAAGAACGCGGTCGCGTTTTTTGAACCGTCGATGCAGTACCAAGTCGACATGCGGCAGCAGGTTCAAACGAAACTGCGTGGAGCGATCAATAACGGTGACGTTGAATTGTATTTTCAGCCGAAGGTCAGGGCTTCGACCAGAGAACTGGTATCTTGCGAGGCTTTGATCCGATGGCGAGATAGTGAAGGGCAGTTCGTCCCACCAAATACATTCATCCCAATCGCCGAAAACTCTGGGTTGATCAACGCACTGGGCGAATACGTCTTCGAAACTGCCGCAAAGCAAGCTCGCATTTGGCATGATCAAGGAAACCCGCTAAGGATTGCGGTAAATGTTTCACCAATTCAACTCCGTAGCGCCGACTACGCCCAATCACTGGTGCGAATCTTAGAACGAACCGGTGCGAAGGCTGAATGGCTGGAATTGGAAATTACCGAGAATGCGATCATGAGCAATGTCGAGTATTCGACGATGGTGATCGAGAAGCTCTCCGAAGCTGGCTTTCGGATAGCGATCGATGATTTCGGCACCGGACATTCCTCGCTTAGCTATCTGAAGACATTTAATGTTCACACGCTAAAGATCGATTTGTCCTTCATACGCGACGTCATCCACGACCGATTTTCGCGTTCTATCGTTCAGTCCATCATCTCGCTCGGACGAGGTTTGGGATTGACGGTCGTTGCCGAAGGGGTCGAAGTCATCGAACAGGTGGAGTACCTAGCGAAACTTCGTTGCGACGAGTTGCAGGGATACTACTTCGGACGACCGATGCCGGCCCAAGAATTTGAGATATGGCGTAGTAAGTACACTCCAATGAAAGCCGAAGATAACGCCGCGACACCGGTGCGTTGTTTCGATTGGTGA
- a CDS encoding DsrE/DsrF/DrsH-like family protein — translation MQGTTSEPVSEALEGTERLQNIESQIESLQQQLEQLNESKADTNQLNLVVFEGYKDRLLAAFVIATGAAACGMDVRMFFTFWATPALRRGGVTAGKKSLVEKAFGWMLPGSPKQTKLSQMDFCGVGRAMMHREMQRKNVADLDTLISTAADLGVHIQVCEMSMRLMGIDRSEIIEYPNLDYCGVATFVGQASQANTTLFI, via the coding sequence ATGCAAGGAACCACATCTGAACCGGTAAGCGAAGCCCTGGAAGGTACCGAAAGGCTGCAAAACATTGAAAGCCAAATCGAATCCCTGCAACAACAGCTCGAGCAACTCAACGAATCAAAAGCCGACACCAACCAGTTGAATTTGGTCGTATTCGAAGGCTACAAAGATCGCTTGTTGGCAGCCTTTGTGATCGCAACGGGCGCAGCGGCGTGCGGCATGGACGTGCGAATGTTTTTCACTTTCTGGGCAACTCCAGCCTTGCGTCGTGGCGGGGTCACCGCTGGTAAAAAGTCGCTGGTAGAAAAAGCATTTGGATGGATGCTGCCCGGTTCGCCCAAACAGACCAAGCTTTCGCAAATGGATTTCTGCGGCGTCGGCCGAGCCATGATGCACCGAGAAATGCAGCGTAAAAACGTTGCGGACCTCGACACACTTATCAGCACGGCTGCCGACCTGGGCGTTCATATCCAAGTCTGTGAAATGTCCATGCGTCTAATGGGAATCGATCGATCAGAAATCATCGAGTACCCGAACTTGGATTACTGCGGTGTGGCGACTTTCGTCGGTCAAGCTTCCCAAGCCAACACAACTCTATTCATCTAG
- a CDS encoding DUF4262 domain-containing protein has product MVRTKPDDDDDRVLLRNIESHGWHLVGISEDESGPAYVFTVGLFHTFGHPEICILGLNDTDLMGQIVNTVAELINDGHQFDDWRSSDEVLDEYVCVFRKVGDEHYREYFGYGRWFYEGDDFPMLQCVWPDRNGYFPWEDGFESQLLQSQPVLATQSSWPFLEAKNAAVYTTRQVIEEDHPVLYVSHDEDGDWQFLCGTTDDPKDCRIVGLEQIVEDHPSVAKLADLRIGANAERKDESSPWERDET; this is encoded by the coding sequence ATGGTCAGAACAAAACCCGATGATGATGACGACCGCGTTTTGCTTCGCAACATCGAAAGCCACGGTTGGCACCTCGTCGGAATCAGCGAGGATGAGTCGGGGCCGGCTTATGTCTTCACCGTCGGGCTATTTCATACTTTCGGACATCCGGAGATCTGCATCCTCGGTTTGAATGACACTGATTTAATGGGCCAGATCGTCAATACGGTTGCCGAACTGATAAATGATGGGCATCAGTTTGACGATTGGCGATCAAGCGATGAGGTGCTCGACGAATACGTTTGCGTCTTTCGAAAGGTCGGAGACGAGCACTACCGAGAATATTTCGGGTACGGCAGGTGGTTCTACGAAGGCGACGACTTCCCGATGCTGCAATGCGTTTGGCCGGACCGCAACGGATACTTTCCATGGGAAGATGGCTTTGAGTCTCAGTTACTCCAATCACAGCCAGTCTTGGCAACGCAATCATCGTGGCCATTTCTAGAAGCCAAGAATGCGGCCGTTTACACGACTCGCCAAGTCATCGAGGAAGACCATCCGGTACTGTATGTCAGTCATGACGAAGATGGCGATTGGCAGTTCCTTTGCGGAACCACCGATGATCCGAAAGACTGCCGAATCGTCGGTTTAGAACAAATCGTCGAAGACCACCCATCCGTCGCCAAACTCGCTGACCTCCGCATTGGCGCAAACGCCGAACGAAAAGACGAATCGAGCCCGTGGGAAAGAGACGAAACGTAG
- a CDS encoding alpha/beta hydrolase — protein sequence MRLLIIALGLALLSGHTSAQQVARYQITPTAANVSYGSHERQVLDFWQASESSPSPLVIHIHGGGFVGGDKTKLSQKVLKSLLDSGISVATINYRFLAHSPLPAAHDDAAKAIQFLRSKADQWKIDKNRVGAVGGSAGAQLVMYLAFHDDFADPSSDDPIERQSTRLTCVASNAGQVTMAMKWWDANVPGYKDRSSKKGETARYFGTSSDSEVQRINQEIAALSLISSDDPPVYMTYAMDPADPAPKEPRLRNGWMIHHVNHGLALKERCDELGVESYLNYPGTNPEYRNATEFLRAKLQAEVVDFVRDP from the coding sequence ATGCGTTTGCTGATTATTGCCTTGGGTCTTGCCCTATTGAGTGGACATACTTCTGCTCAGCAGGTTGCTCGGTATCAAATCACACCGACGGCTGCGAATGTGTCTTATGGTTCGCATGAACGTCAGGTGCTCGATTTCTGGCAAGCGAGCGAATCTTCCCCGTCGCCGCTTGTTATCCATATCCATGGCGGCGGATTCGTGGGCGGCGACAAAACCAAGCTAAGCCAGAAAGTTCTGAAATCACTACTCGATTCCGGAATCTCTGTCGCGACCATCAACTACCGCTTCTTAGCTCATTCACCGCTACCTGCGGCTCACGATGATGCCGCAAAGGCGATTCAGTTTCTTCGCAGTAAAGCTGATCAATGGAAGATCGACAAAAACCGAGTGGGTGCGGTCGGTGGTTCTGCCGGAGCACAACTGGTGATGTACCTCGCATTCCACGACGACTTTGCCGATCCCAGCAGCGATGATCCGATCGAGCGACAATCCACTCGCCTCACTTGCGTCGCATCGAATGCTGGCCAAGTCACGATGGCGATGAAGTGGTGGGACGCGAACGTTCCCGGCTATAAAGACCGCTCAAGTAAGAAAGGGGAGACCGCCAGATATTTTGGAACATCCAGTGATTCTGAAGTCCAACGGATCAATCAAGAAATCGCTGCCCTCTCGCTGATCAGCTCAGATGATCCGCCTGTCTATATGACCTACGCGATGGATCCTGCAGATCCCGCCCCCAAGGAACCGCGACTGCGAAACGGATGGATGATCCATCATGTCAATCATGGCCTCGCTCTCAAAGAACGATGCGATGAACTGGGCGTCGAGTCCTATCTCAACTATCCGGGCACCAACCCCGAGTATAGAAACGCGACTGAGTTTTTGCGGGCGAAGCTACAAGCTGAGGTAGTGGATTTCGTTAGAGATCCTTGA
- a CDS encoding alpha/beta hydrolase yields the protein MSRFLDNLLSLLAVVIALTSGTVLAQQKKQTPPTRLFDAPGAPSFSRLDDKSGPNPPLDVSGNFVIGPDYQPASELDPVEGVPQGKVEQFTIDSRQTKLFNPGIARNEFGTVDPNNPRTLIVDTHPIDYERKITVYIPSQYEPGTEAPFMVIHDGPKGKPNMMIPRILDNLIHQKRVPAMIAIFVANGGGDAQGHERGKEYDTMSGAYAEYIETEVLPRIQENYGVRLTPDPDGRAAMGSSSGGSAALAMAWYRTDLYHRVLTTSGTFVNQQWPFNPATPGGAWDFHETIIPNSPEKPLRIFLAVGDRDNLNPNVMRDGMHDWVEANHRMAKVLKTKGYEYQYLFCQNSGHGVRNAKEQFLPHAIEWVWFGYKAK from the coding sequence ATGTCTCGTTTTCTAGACAACTTGCTATCGCTTCTTGCTGTTGTGATTGCGCTGACGTCAGGTACTGTCCTGGCGCAACAAAAAAAGCAAACTCCTCCGACGCGGTTGTTCGATGCTCCCGGTGCACCCTCGTTTAGTCGACTCGACGACAAATCCGGGCCCAATCCACCGCTCGATGTTTCCGGAAACTTTGTGATCGGTCCCGACTATCAGCCGGCGTCCGAACTCGATCCCGTTGAAGGGGTTCCTCAAGGCAAGGTTGAACAATTCACGATCGACTCCAGGCAAACGAAACTGTTCAATCCGGGAATCGCACGAAACGAGTTCGGAACGGTTGATCCTAACAACCCACGCACGTTAATCGTGGACACTCACCCGATCGACTACGAACGGAAGATCACGGTTTATATCCCTTCGCAATATGAACCGGGCACAGAAGCTCCTTTCATGGTGATTCACGACGGTCCAAAAGGGAAACCGAATATGATGATCCCACGGATTCTCGACAATCTGATTCACCAAAAGCGTGTTCCTGCGATGATCGCGATCTTTGTGGCCAATGGCGGCGGTGATGCGCAAGGACACGAGCGGGGAAAAGAATACGACACGATGTCAGGGGCCTATGCCGAGTACATCGAAACGGAAGTCCTACCACGCATACAAGAAAATTATGGTGTCCGATTGACGCCTGATCCCGACGGGCGAGCTGCCATGGGTAGTAGTTCAGGAGGCTCCGCAGCATTGGCGATGGCATGGTATCGGACCGACCTCTACCACCGAGTCCTGACCACATCGGGAACGTTCGTCAATCAACAGTGGCCATTCAATCCCGCGACACCGGGAGGCGCATGGGACTTTCATGAAACGATCATCCCCAACAGTCCCGAGAAGCCACTTCGAATCTTTCTGGCCGTTGGAGATCGGGACAACCTCAACCCGAACGTGATGCGTGACGGAATGCATGACTGGGTCGAGGCCAATCACCGTATGGCAAAAGTTCTAAAGACCAAGGGTTACGAATACCAATACCTGTTCTGCCAGAATTCTGGACACGGTGTTCGCAACGCCAAAGAACAATTTCTGCCTCACGCGATCGAATGGGTTTGGTTCGGATACAAAGCGAAGTAG